TGACCCCGGCGGCGCTGGAACACCTGCACCGGCTGGCCGCCCGTAACGGCTCGGACATTGTCCTGGGCAAGGTCGTGGGCAGCATGGCGGGACCGAGCAACGTCTTCAAGCGCACCGTGGAGCGCTGCACGGTCGAGGACGCGCCCCTGATGGAGAGTCTGACCCCGCACAAGATGTTCCGCCGCGACTTCCTGCTCGCCCACGACCTCAGGTTTCCCGAGGGCCCGGTGCGGCTGGAGGACCAGCTGTTCATGGTCCGCGCCTATTTGCGTGCCAAGACGGTCTCGATCCTCGCCGATCACCCCTGCTACGTGTGGAAGCGCCGGGACGACGGCGGCAACACCAGCAGCCGCGCCTCCGCCCCGGAGGACTACTACGGTCATCTGCGCACGGTGGTGGAGGCGATCAAGAAGGAGACCCGGCCCGGCCCGCTGCAGAACCACCTGCTGCGCCGTTCCTATCGCGTGGAGCTTCTGCGTCCGGTGGGTGAGCCCCGCGTTCTGCAGCGCACCGGCAAGAACCTCGAGCGTTACTTCGACGTCGTCCGCGCCTTGGCCCTTGAGGCCTATCCGCCCGGTGTGCGCGAGGGCCTGCCCGCCCTGACCCGGCTGCGGGCGCACCTGCTGGAGGAGGGCCACCTGGACTCCCTCGTCGAACTCTCGCGCCGCACCCAGCGCATCAGGCCCGAGGTCACCGTGGACGACATCCGCTGGCGCGACGGAAAGCTCCACGTCACGACGACGGTCGGTATGCGCCGCGCGGACGGTGAACCCCTGGCTCTGGTCGAACGTTACGGCCGTATGCTCCTGGACCCCGAACTGTTGGCCGGTATCAAGGGCGCCGAGGGCTGGGAGGCCCCGCACCCCCTCGGCCATGCCTACGGCGAACTCCTCGTCCATGACACGGCCCGGGAGCTGTGGTGGTACCCGGACGCCGACCTGACCCCGCGCACGCAACCGCTCGGCGGTGGCCGCCACCGTGTCGTGCTCACCGGCGAGACGGCCATCGACCCCCTCACCCTGGT
This window of the Streptomyces sp. SAI-127 genome carries:
- a CDS encoding glycosyltransferase is translated as MLKVSIVVPVYNAGRYVDMCAPSLLRQTLGEDAYEVIYVDDGSTDDSAQRLDQLAAQHAHVRVIHQENSGWPGKPRNVGIREARGEYVQFVDQDDELTPAALEHLHRLAARNGSDIVLGKVVGSMAGPSNVFKRTVERCTVEDAPLMESLTPHKMFRRDFLLAHDLRFPEGPVRLEDQLFMVRAYLRAKTVSILADHPCYVWKRRDDGGNTSSRASAPEDYYGHLRTVVEAIKKETRPGPLQNHLLRRSYRVELLRPVGEPRVLQRTGKNLERYFDVVRALALEAYPPGVREGLPALTRLRAHLLEEGHLDSLVELSRRTQRIRPEVTVDDIRWRDGKLHVTTTVGMRRADGEPLALVERYGRMLLDPELLAGIKGAEGWEAPHPLGHAYGELLVHDTARELWWYPDADLTPRTQPLGGGRHRVVLTGETAIDPLTLVGGRPMEPGTHVVWASAQLLGVGRRARVTRSDAATRRAGTDVGFGSVRVGTRPHLVIPAWDGQAGQLRLAVRPPGQATLPHRIYLRTTSAPPIRR